The following proteins are co-located in the Longimicrobium sp. genome:
- a CDS encoding ISAs1 family transposase: protein MTAFAPLLGLLEEVPDHRRAEGKVYQLAHVLLFSILAIVSGGNSYRSIATFIEMHRHRLNEVFGLTWRRAPAHTAIRSILQGLDGDAVEAAFRRHAKLLQAAHAKPGGGSLAIDGKTLRGSFDAFRDRAAAHLLGVFATDTALVLAHSEVDEKSNEIPAAQALLAELGLAGRLVTLDALHCQRKPSTSPARPEPT from the coding sequence GTGACCGCGTTTGCGCCGCTGCTGGGCCTGCTGGAGGAGGTGCCTGATCACCGCCGGGCGGAGGGTAAGGTCTACCAGCTGGCGCATGTCCTGCTGTTCTCCATCCTGGCCATCGTCAGCGGCGGCAACTCGTATCGCAGCATCGCCACCTTTATCGAGATGCATCGTCACCGGCTGAACGAGGTGTTCGGGCTGACCTGGCGGCGGGCGCCGGCGCACACCGCGATCCGCTCCATCCTACAAGGCCTGGACGGCGACGCGGTGGAAGCCGCCTTTCGTCGCCACGCCAAGCTGTTGCAGGCGGCCCACGCCAAGCCGGGCGGGGGCAGCTTGGCGATCGACGGCAAAACCCTGCGCGGCAGCTTCGACGCGTTCCGTGACCGTGCCGCCGCGCACCTGCTCGGCGTGTTCGCCACCGACACCGCGCTGGTGCTGGCGCACAGCGAGGTCGACGAGAAATCCAACGAGATCCCGGCCGCCCAGGCGCTGCTCGCCGAACTCGGCCTGGCTGGCCGGTTGGTCACGCTCGATGCCCTGCATTGCCAAAGAAAACCTTCGACGTCGCCAGCAAGGCCGGAGCCGACCTGA
- a CDS encoding ISAs1 family transposase yields the protein MPKKTFDVASKAGADLIIQLKDNQPTLHQQAKDLCASATPLSTTSSRNRGRNRQEEPSVTVFDAATAFTDTEWSSLVSAVIRVERDVLTRSAKTGLWHRSTETALYLATTAISAVCAASAIRDHWRVENTSHYSRDVTMGEDRSRIRINPGVFARLRSFAFNILKTNRRSSLPQDRFRAAIGGVDYLLNLLRIPQR from the coding sequence TTGCCAAAGAAAACCTTCGACGTCGCCAGCAAGGCCGGAGCCGACCTGATCATACAGCTCAAGGACAACCAGCCCACCCTGCATCAGCAGGCCAAGGACCTCTGCGCCAGCGCCACCCCGCTCTCCACGACCAGCAGCCGCAATCGCGGGCGTAACCGACAAGAAGAGCCCAGCGTCACCGTCTTCGATGCCGCCACCGCCTTCACTGACACCGAGTGGTCGTCCCTCGTCAGTGCCGTGATCCGCGTCGAGCGCGATGTCCTCACCCGCAGCGCCAAAACCGGTCTTTGGCATCGCTCCACCGAGACCGCCCTCTACCTCGCCACCACCGCGATCTCCGCCGTTTGCGCCGCATCCGCCATCCGAGACCACTGGAGGGTCGAGAACACCTCGCACTACAGCCGCGACGTCACTATGGGCGAGGATCGCTCGCGCATCCGCATCAACCCCGGCGTCTTCGCCAGGCTCCGCAGCTTCGCCTTCAACATCCTCAAGACCAACCGCCGAAGCTCACTCCCCCAGGACCGCTTCCGCGCTGCCATCGGTGGCGTCGATTACCTCCTCAACCTTCTCCGCATCCCACAGCGTTGA